In Arthrobacter sp. MN05-02, one genomic interval encodes:
- the thrS gene encoding threonine--tRNA ligase, whose protein sequence is MSAPQSMKLIVDGEEQQATTGTTGTELFSERRDVVVMRVDGELKDLDQELPEGASVEGVTLEDPAGLEVLRHSAAHVMAQAVQQLRPGAKLGIGPYITDGFDFDFDVEEPFTPDELKQLEKMMLKIVNANQRFVRRVVSEDEAREAMKDEPYKLELIGLKGGATDQDGASVEVGAGELTVYDNVDRKSGDVVWKDLCRGPHLPNTKLISNAYALTRSAAAYWRGSEKNKQLQRIYGTAWPTKDALKAYQERLAEAERRDHRRLGTELDLFSFPDELGSGLPVFHPKGGIIRKAMEDYSRQRHTDAGYEFVYTPHITKGHLYEVSGHLDWYRDGMFPAMHVDEELNEDGTVRKPGQDYYLKPMNCPMHNLIFRSRGRSYRELPLRLFEFGSVYRYEKSGVIHGLTRVRGMTQDDAHIYCTREQMKDELTGTLNFVLGLLKDYGLEDFYLELSTRNPEKSVGSDEIWDEATRTLAEVAEASGLELVPDPGGAAFYGPKISVQARDAIGRTWQMSTIQLDFNLPERFELEYQAADGSRQRPVMIHRALFGSIERFMGVLTEHYAGAFPAWLAPVQVLAVPVAEAFNDYLFDVVDKLKAEGIRAQVDAGSDRFPKKIRTASKEKVPFVLIAGGEDQEAGAVSFRFRDGSQDNQVPVDEAVRRIVEAVRSREATA, encoded by the coding sequence GTGTCAGCGCCCCAGTCCATGAAACTCATCGTCGACGGCGAAGAGCAGCAGGCGACCACGGGCACCACCGGGACGGAGCTGTTCAGCGAGCGGCGGGACGTCGTCGTGATGCGCGTGGACGGCGAGCTGAAGGACCTCGACCAGGAACTGCCCGAGGGTGCCTCGGTGGAGGGCGTGACCCTCGAGGATCCCGCGGGCCTGGAGGTGCTGCGGCACTCCGCCGCGCACGTCATGGCGCAGGCCGTCCAGCAGCTGCGTCCGGGAGCCAAGCTCGGCATCGGCCCGTACATCACCGACGGTTTCGACTTCGACTTCGACGTCGAGGAGCCGTTCACGCCCGACGAGCTCAAGCAGCTCGAGAAGATGATGCTGAAGATCGTCAATGCCAACCAGCGCTTCGTGCGCCGGGTCGTGTCCGAGGACGAGGCCCGCGAGGCGATGAAGGACGAGCCGTACAAGCTCGAGCTGATCGGGCTCAAGGGTGGAGCGACCGACCAGGACGGCGCGTCCGTCGAAGTCGGCGCCGGCGAGCTGACCGTCTACGACAACGTGGACCGCAAGTCCGGGGACGTCGTCTGGAAGGATCTCTGCCGCGGCCCGCACCTGCCGAACACCAAGCTCATCTCCAACGCGTACGCCCTGACCCGCTCGGCGGCCGCCTACTGGCGCGGCAGCGAGAAGAACAAGCAGCTGCAGCGGATCTACGGCACGGCGTGGCCCACGAAGGACGCCCTGAAGGCGTACCAGGAGCGCCTCGCGGAAGCAGAGCGTCGCGACCACCGTCGGCTCGGCACCGAGCTCGATCTCTTCTCCTTCCCGGACGAACTGGGCTCGGGACTGCCGGTGTTCCACCCCAAGGGCGGCATCATCCGCAAGGCGATGGAGGACTACTCCCGCCAGCGGCACACCGACGCCGGATACGAGTTCGTCTACACGCCGCACATCACCAAGGGGCACCTCTACGAGGTCTCCGGCCACCTCGACTGGTACCGGGACGGCATGTTCCCGGCGATGCACGTGGACGAGGAGCTCAACGAGGACGGCACGGTGCGCAAGCCCGGCCAGGACTACTACCTCAAGCCGATGAACTGCCCGATGCACAACCTGATCTTCCGCTCGCGCGGGCGGTCCTACCGCGAGCTGCCGCTGCGACTCTTCGAATTCGGCTCCGTGTACCGGTACGAGAAGTCCGGCGTCATCCACGGCCTGACGCGCGTGCGTGGCATGACCCAGGACGACGCCCACATCTACTGCACCCGGGAGCAGATGAAGGACGAGCTCACCGGGACGCTGAACTTCGTCCTGGGCCTGCTCAAGGACTACGGCCTCGAGGACTTCTACCTCGAGCTGTCCACGCGCAACCCGGAGAAGTCGGTCGGTTCGGACGAGATCTGGGACGAGGCCACGCGCACCCTCGCGGAGGTCGCCGAGGCCTCCGGCCTGGAGCTCGTGCCCGACCCCGGGGGAGCCGCGTTCTACGGCCCGAAGATCTCCGTGCAGGCACGCGACGCGATCGGCCGCACCTGGCAGATGTCGACGATCCAGCTCGACTTCAACCTGCCCGAGCGCTTCGAACTCGAGTACCAGGCGGCCGACGGGTCCCGCCAGCGTCCGGTCATGATCCACCGGGCCCTGTTCGGATCGATCGAGCGTTTCATGGGGGTGCTCACCGAGCACTACGCGGGTGCGTTCCCCGCCTGGCTCGCCCCCGTGCAGGTGCTCGCCGTCCCGGTCGCCGAGGCGTTCAACGACTACCTGTTCGACGTCGTCGACAAGCTGAAGGCCGAGGGGATCCGCGCGCAGGTCGACGCGGGATCCGACCGGTTCCCGAAGAAGATCCGGACCGCGAGCAAGGAGAAGGTGCCGTTCGTCCTCATCGCCGGCGGTGAGGACCAGGAGGCCGGTGCCGTCTCCTTCCGGTTCCGGGACGGCAGCCAGGACAACCAGGTGCCCGTGGACGAGGCCGTCCGCCGGATCGTGGAGGCGGTCCGCAGCAGGGAAGCCACAGCCTGA